One window of Desulfobacca acetoxidans DSM 11109 genomic DNA carries:
- a CDS encoding NADH-quinone oxidoreductase subunit J family protein: protein MHIIFFLLAATALISGIMVVIQVNPVRSALYLVLNFFALAGIYLLANAQFIAAVQIIVYAGAIMVLFLFVIMLLNLRQPEEGGAQLHIGQKILGASLATGTAALVIYTITRLKLPPGKGMAADFGTTEMVAKSLFTDYLLPFEVTSILLLVAVVGAVILAKTKVD from the coding sequence ATGCACATAATATTTTTTCTATTAGCCGCAACTGCTTTGATCTCCGGGATCATGGTGGTGATCCAGGTAAATCCGGTGCGCAGCGCCCTCTATCTGGTGTTGAACTTCTTTGCCCTGGCAGGCATATACCTCCTGGCGAATGCTCAATTTATTGCCGCGGTACAGATTATTGTCTATGCCGGCGCCATCATGGTTCTGTTCCTGTTTGTCATTATGTTGCTGAATCTACGGCAACCCGAGGAGGGGGGGGCGCAGCTGCATATCGGCCAAAAAATCCTGGGGGCTTCCTTGGCAACAGGCACGGCGGCTTTGGTAATCTATACCATCACCAGATTGAAGCTGCCTCCCGGCAAAGGCATGGCGGCCGATTTTGGCACAACAGAAATGGTGGCTAAATCACTTTTCACTGATTACCTGCTGCCGTTTGAAGTTACTTCAATCTTATTGCTGGTCGCAGTTGTAGGTGCCGTGATCTTGGCCAAGACCAAAGTGGACTAA
- the nuoK gene encoding NADH-quinone oxidoreductase subunit NuoK, translating into MVMPITYYLAVSCALFAIGVVGVLIRRNAIIIFMCIEMMLNAVNLALIAFSDYYKAIDGQMFVFFVMVVAAAEVAVGLALIYVIFRNKGTVYVDELNIMKW; encoded by the coding sequence ATGGTGATGCCGATAACCTATTATTTGGCGGTAAGTTGCGCCCTGTTCGCCATTGGTGTGGTCGGGGTGTTAATCCGGCGGAATGCAATAATCATCTTCATGTGTATTGAGATGATGTTGAATGCCGTTAATCTCGCTCTCATAGCCTTCTCAGATTATTATAAGGCCATCGACGGGCAGATGTTTGTGTTTTTTGTCATGGTGGTGGCGGCTGCTGAAGTTGCCGTGGGATTGGCTCTGATCTATGTCATATTCCGCAACAAAGGCACCGTGTATGTTGATGAACTCAATATCATGAAGTGGTAA
- a CDS encoding NADH-quinone oxidoreductase subunit N, translating to MSIDIPSISLTNIGPLITLSVAGLLLLLVDAFSIKGVKKGHFHQIALTAVLIALVQTVWLWDRQGADFSRMIYVDNFSFYFYVVFLIGTGISVALSIRYMEEYHKSCGEYYALMLFAAVGMMLLAAGGNLVTIFLGVEVLSIPIYILSGMFREEAKSNEAALKYLLLGGFSSAFLLFGMAMLYGGTGTMYLADLAKVIKSGGMNPLTYLGLGLLVVGFGFKVSLVPFHMWTPDVYEGAPTSITAFMSVGTKAAAFAAFLRVFMEVFPSVRMDWDMLLWVVAVATMTIGNVTALAQTNIKRMLAYSSIAHAGYILVGLVAGNQLGGIGILYYLLAYTLMNLGAFGVVILVSRKKDSCLNIYDYSGVGFQYPGMALLMSVFMFSLVGMPPTAGFIGKFYIFSAAVEAGYIWLVIIGVLNSLISVYYYLRIIVIMYMYPAEADLGPVPLNATMTTTLVFSAIAVLAIGIFPNSIYNLALSSVKILGI from the coding sequence ATGAGCATTGATATACCAAGTATTAGTCTTACCAACATCGGGCCTTTAATCACCCTTAGCGTGGCCGGGCTGCTCCTCCTTTTGGTGGACGCCTTTTCCATCAAGGGGGTAAAAAAAGGACATTTTCATCAGATAGCGCTCACCGCGGTGCTGATAGCCTTGGTACAAACGGTGTGGTTATGGGACCGCCAGGGCGCTGATTTTTCCCGCATGATTTATGTGGATAACTTCTCATTCTATTTTTATGTGGTGTTTCTTATTGGCACTGGCATCAGCGTCGCGTTGTCAATCAGATATATGGAGGAATACCATAAAAGTTGCGGTGAGTACTATGCCCTGATGCTATTCGCTGCCGTCGGTATGATGCTGTTGGCCGCTGGTGGGAATTTAGTGACCATCTTCCTGGGCGTTGAAGTATTGTCGATTCCGATATATATCTTATCCGGAATGTTCCGGGAAGAAGCGAAATCTAACGAAGCGGCGTTGAAATACCTGCTCCTGGGCGGGTTTTCCTCTGCTTTCCTGCTGTTCGGTATGGCAATGCTGTACGGCGGGACGGGCACGATGTATCTCGCCGATCTGGCCAAGGTAATAAAGTCAGGCGGCATGAATCCCTTGACCTATCTCGGGTTGGGTCTCTTGGTAGTAGGGTTCGGCTTCAAGGTCTCCCTGGTCCCTTTCCATATGTGGACCCCTGATGTCTATGAAGGCGCTCCGACTTCGATTACCGCCTTTATGTCGGTGGGAACCAAGGCTGCGGCGTTTGCGGCATTCTTGCGGGTCTTTATGGAGGTCTTCCCATCCGTGCGGATGGATTGGGATATGCTGCTGTGGGTAGTAGCGGTAGCGACTATGACGATAGGCAACGTCACGGCTCTGGCGCAGACCAATATCAAGCGCATGTTGGCATATTCCTCTATTGCCCACGCAGGTTACATCCTGGTGGGATTAGTAGCCGGGAATCAATTAGGCGGGATCGGCATTCTGTACTATCTCTTGGCATACACCCTGATGAATCTAGGGGCCTTTGGCGTCGTTATCCTCGTGTCCCGGAAGAAAGACAGTTGCCTGAATATTTATGACTATAGCGGCGTCGGTTTCCAATATCCGGGAATGGCCCTACTCATGTCGGTCTTTATGTTCAGCCTGGTGGGTATGCCGCCGACAGCCGGGTTTATCGGCAAATTCTATATTTTTTCCGCCGCGGTGGAAGCCGGTTATATCTGGCTGGTTATTATCGGTGTGCTCAACAGCCTGATTTCAGTTTACTACTATCTCAGGATCATTGTCATTATGTATATGTATCCTGCCGAAGCCGATCTGGGTCCGGTTCCTCTGAATGCTACCATGACGACAACATTGGTCTTTAGCGCTATTGCCGTTCTGGCGATCGGCATCTTCCCCAACAGCATCTACAATCTGGCCCTGAGTTCGGTTAAGATCTTGGGCATTTAG
- a CDS encoding NADH-quinone oxidoreductase subunit M encodes MNFPILSILILLPMVGVALIMMLNRENQWLIKGTAMAFALLEFIISLPLWFGFDGGSAAMQFVERYSWFPAYGISYYIGIDGISLLLVLLTTFITPICVLACWEDIQSKVKEFMICLLFLQTGMIGVFVSLDLFLFYIFWEIMLIPMYLLIGVWGNPARRIYAAVKFFIFTMVGSLLMLVAILVLYFYNYKVTGVYTFDLLKMYGLQIPFMMQFWMFLAFGLAFAIKVPMFPVHTWLPDAHTEAPTVGSVILAAVLLKMGTYGFLRFNMPMFPDAAWYFVPLFSILAVIGIVYGALVSLVQVDLKRLVAFSSVSHLGFVMLGLFTYTMAGVQGGIIQMINHGLSTGALFLIVGMVYERRHTRMIADFGGLSKVMPVYATIFMVVTLSSIGLPGLNGFVGEYLILLGAFKTNKVFAIFAASGVIFAAAYMLWMFQRVMFGTITNEKNRNLKDLSMREVVVLLPILVFIVWIGVYPNTFLDKTKASTANFVAMMEKAKATKVAVADVMVKGDQR; translated from the coding sequence ATGAATTTTCCGATTTTATCTATATTGATTCTGCTCCCCATGGTCGGGGTGGCCCTGATCATGATGTTGAACCGCGAAAATCAATGGCTGATAAAAGGCACTGCCATGGCGTTTGCCTTGCTGGAATTTATCATCTCGTTGCCTTTATGGTTCGGGTTCGACGGCGGATCAGCGGCCATGCAATTTGTGGAGAGGTATAGCTGGTTTCCTGCCTACGGGATCAGCTATTATATCGGCATCGACGGTATTTCCCTGCTGTTGGTGTTGCTAACCACGTTTATCACTCCTATCTGCGTACTGGCCTGCTGGGAAGATATTCAGAGCAAAGTAAAGGAGTTTATGATCTGTCTGCTGTTTTTACAGACAGGTATGATCGGTGTCTTTGTCTCTTTGGATCTCTTCCTCTTCTACATCTTTTGGGAAATTATGCTCATCCCGATGTATCTTTTGATCGGCGTATGGGGCAATCCCGCCCGGCGGATCTATGCGGCGGTAAAGTTTTTCATCTTCACCATGGTTGGCAGTCTGTTGATGTTAGTTGCCATCCTGGTGTTGTATTTTTACAACTACAAGGTTACCGGCGTCTATACCTTCGATCTGCTGAAGATGTACGGTCTGCAGATCCCGTTCATGATGCAGTTTTGGATGTTTCTGGCCTTCGGGTTGGCTTTTGCCATTAAAGTGCCGATGTTTCCGGTGCACACCTGGTTGCCGGATGCTCACACCGAAGCCCCAACCGTTGGCAGTGTTATCCTGGCCGCGGTCCTATTGAAGATGGGAACCTATGGCTTCCTGCGGTTTAATATGCCGATGTTCCCCGACGCCGCCTGGTATTTTGTGCCGCTCTTTAGTATTCTGGCGGTGATTGGTATCGTATACGGTGCCTTGGTATCTCTGGTGCAGGTTGATTTAAAGCGGCTGGTAGCGTTCTCTTCTGTCAGCCATTTAGGTTTTGTCATGCTGGGTCTGTTTACTTACACCATGGCCGGGGTCCAAGGGGGAATCATCCAGATGATCAACCATGGGCTTTCCACCGGGGCCTTGTTTTTGATCGTCGGAATGGTCTATGAGCGCCGGCATACTCGAATGATTGCCGATTTTGGTGGTTTATCAAAGGTAATGCCGGTATACGCTACCATATTTATGGTTGTTACCCTGTCGTCAATCGGGTTGCCCGGCCTGAACGGGTTTGTCGGTGAATATCTGATCCTGCTGGGAGCATTTAAGACTAATAAAGTCTTTGCCATCTTTGCCGCCTCGGGGGTCATATTTGCTGCTGCCTATATGCTGTGGATGTTCCAGAGAGTCATGTTTGGCACCATAACAAACGAGAAGAACCGTAACCTTAAAGACCTATCCATGCGGGAAGTTGTAGTTCTGCTGCCGATATTAGTATTTATTGTTTGGATCGGGGTGTATCCGAATACCTTCCTTGATAAAACTAAGGCGTCAACTGCCAATTTTGTCGCCATGATGGAGAAAGCCAAAGCCACCAAAGTGGCTGTAGCTGATGTGATGGTTAAGGGGGACCAGAGATGA
- the nuoL gene encoding NADH-quinone oxidoreductase subunit L, with translation MIEYIWLVPVFPLIGFLFNGLLGRKVSRQTISIVGPVTVGLSFAYVIGAFWEFIHLPANVKPIEVVVFNWITSGSFNAQAGFLVDPLSLVMLLVVSGVGFIIHVYSVGYMHDDPDYPRFFSYLNLFVVNMLILVMANNFLLMFVGWEGVGLCSYLLIGYWYEKQSASDAGKKAFVVNRVGDFGFLLGIFLIFYTFGTINFREVFTQAHGLPVGDVVVTVITLLLFLGATGKSAQIPLFTWLPDAMEGPTPVSALIHAATMVTAGVYMVARCSALYALAPISMTVVAVVGLATAFMSASIGLAQNDIKRVLAYSTVSQLGFMFLACGVGAFIAAIFHLMTHAFFKALLFLGSGSVIHGMHGEQDMRKMGDLRGKMPITFGVMMAGTLAIAGIFPFAGFFSKDEILYKALIDGHVAYWAVATTAALMTAFYMFRLIFMTFYGERRWDSHVHPHESPPVMTIPLIVLAVLSTVGGFVGIPLIQGWNLFHDFLSPAITHVARPEVHHAMSFEIMMMLVSMGVAIVGICAAYKMYIKQPELPAEVTAKVPVLYDLIYNKYYVDEIYDATVVEPIKNGSVFLWQEADSKVIDGAVNGTAWLIDWFSTVIRKLETGYVQNYALGILIGVAVITGYYLGR, from the coding sequence ATGATAGAATACATATGGTTGGTGCCTGTTTTTCCGTTGATCGGCTTTTTATTCAATGGCCTGTTGGGCAGGAAGGTTTCCAGACAGACAATCAGCATTGTCGGGCCTGTAACTGTAGGTTTATCATTTGCTTATGTTATAGGAGCCTTCTGGGAATTTATCCATCTACCTGCTAATGTCAAGCCTATCGAGGTGGTTGTCTTTAACTGGATCACCTCTGGAAGTTTTAATGCCCAGGCGGGTTTTTTGGTAGACCCCTTATCTCTGGTGATGCTCCTGGTCGTTTCGGGCGTGGGATTTATCATCCATGTCTATTCGGTCGGGTATATGCATGATGATCCTGATTATCCCCGCTTCTTCTCATACCTGAACCTCTTTGTGGTTAATATGCTGATTCTGGTCATGGCCAATAACTTCCTGCTGATGTTTGTCGGTTGGGAAGGCGTGGGGCTGTGCTCTTACCTGCTGATCGGTTATTGGTATGAGAAACAATCCGCCAGTGACGCCGGCAAGAAGGCCTTTGTGGTCAACCGGGTCGGCGACTTCGGATTTTTACTCGGCATCTTTCTCATCTTCTATACCTTCGGGACCATCAACTTCCGGGAAGTCTTTACCCAGGCGCATGGCCTGCCGGTAGGGGACGTGGTCGTTACCGTCATTACTCTGTTGCTCTTCCTGGGGGCCACCGGTAAATCGGCCCAGATTCCCCTTTTTACCTGGCTGCCCGATGCCATGGAAGGTCCCACTCCGGTCAGCGCCCTGATCCATGCCGCCACCATGGTTACGGCGGGCGTGTATATGGTGGCGCGCTGTAGCGCCCTCTATGCGCTGGCGCCGATCTCAATGACGGTGGTGGCGGTGGTTGGTCTGGCTACGGCTTTTATGTCGGCCTCTATCGGTCTGGCTCAGAACGATATCAAGCGGGTTCTGGCGTATTCCACCGTCAGCCAGTTGGGGTTTATGTTTCTGGCCTGTGGTGTAGGGGCATTCATTGCAGCAATTTTCCATCTTATGACCCACGCTTTTTTTAAGGCCCTGCTCTTCCTCGGTTCCGGCAGCGTTATCCACGGCATGCATGGCGAACAGGATATGCGAAAGATGGGTGACTTGAGAGGCAAGATGCCAATCACCTTCGGGGTTATGATGGCCGGAACCCTGGCCATCGCCGGGATCTTTCCTTTTGCCGGGTTCTTCAGCAAGGACGAAATTCTTTATAAGGCATTAATAGACGGGCATGTTGCCTATTGGGCGGTAGCCACGACAGCCGCCTTAATGACCGCTTTTTACATGTTTCGTCTAATATTCATGACCTTTTACGGGGAACGGCGGTGGGATTCGCATGTGCATCCGCATGAATCCCCCCCGGTGATGACCATACCGTTGATTGTTTTAGCGGTGCTTTCCACTGTAGGCGGCTTTGTCGGTATTCCCCTGATTCAGGGCTGGAATCTCTTTCATGACTTCTTAAGCCCGGCGATCACCCACGTAGCCCGTCCGGAAGTTCATCACGCAATGTCTTTTGAAATCATGATGATGCTGGTAAGTATGGGTGTGGCGATTGTAGGTATATGCGCAGCATACAAGATGTATATCAAGCAGCCTGAATTGCCGGCCGAGGTCACGGCCAAAGTTCCGGTGTTGTATGATCTGATTTACAACAAGTACTATGTCGATGAAATTTATGATGCCACGGTGGTTGAGCCGATAAAGAACGGATCGGTTTTCTTGTGGCAGGAAGCGGATAGCAAAGTTATTGATGGCGCCGTTAACGGAACGGCATGGCTTATTGATTGGTTCAGCACGGTTATTAGAAAATTGGAAACCGGCTATGTCCAAAATTATGCTCTGGGGATCTTGATCGGCGTAGCGGTCATCACAGGCTATTATCTTGGCCGGTAG